One window of the Montipora foliosa isolate CH-2021 chromosome 4, ASM3666993v2, whole genome shotgun sequence genome contains the following:
- the LOC138001122 gene encoding uncharacterized protein, giving the protein MGKDVRGIERGKCACGECEDFISDADWRHNKNYASFGVVISSVTGDFELEVDVIKVNKRELLILENPRHNQLIEGNSHLKGVRMEDVDDKAKLPVHLILGANEFAKIRTGERLRVGRRGDPVAEYTRFGWTIMSPGADQDLSPVYLAVNSNCDFERLCALDVLGLADTLAGDQFDVYDEFKEQLTRSPEGWYETSLPWKGNCPVLPNNRDGSMRRLNSLLRKLRRKNMLDDYDDVIREQLAEGVVERAPAEVSGREFYLPHHAVVREGAETTKLRVVYDASARAHEMALSLNERLHAGPPLQNKLWSVLTRCRFHPVLVAGDLRRAFLQVRIRESDRDALRFHWIVDKAAKEVETPRFTRVVFGLGPSPFLLNGVIQQHLQNLETKCPETVNEVRKSLYVDDLISE; this is encoded by the coding sequence CGATGCTGACTGGCGTCACAACAAGAACTATGCAAGTTTTGGAGTGGTTATCAGCTCAGTTACTGGTGATTTTGAGCTCGAAGTGGACGTCATCAAAGTCAACAAGAGAGAGTTGCTGATTTTAGAAAACCCTCGTCACAACCAGCTGATAGAAGGGAACTCTCACCTCAAGGGAGTACGCATGGAAGATGTCGACGACAAAGCTAAGCTGCCTGTACATCTCATATTGGGCGCGAACGAATTTGCGAAAATTCGGACAGGAGAACGTTTGCGTGTGGGTCGTCGTGGGGACCCGGTAGCGGAGTATACCCGTTTTGGGTGGACAATCATGTCGCCTGGCGCAGACCAAGATTTATCACCTGTTTATTTGGCGGTGAATTCGAACTGTGACTTCGAGAGATTGTGTGCGCTTGATGTTCTTGGCCTAGCAGATACGCTAGCCGGGGACCAGTTTGATGTCTACGATGAGTTTAAAGAGCAACTGACGCGATCACCTGAAGGTTGGTACGAGACGAGCCTGCCTTGGAAAGGGAATTGTCCTGTCCTACCAAATAACCGTGACGGAAGTATGCGACGACTAAATTCCCTCTTGCGGAAATTACGCCGAAAGAACATGTTGGACGactatgatgacgtcataagagAGCAGTTGGCGGAAGGCGTAGTCGAACGGGCACCTGCCGAAGTCTCCGGGAGAGAGTTCTATTTGCCACATCATGCGGTTGTTCGTGAGGGTGCGGAAACAACAAAGCTTCGAGTCGTGTATGATGCGTCTGCGAGAGCTCACGAAATGGCCCTATCACTAAATGAGAGATTACATGCCGGCCCGCCTCTACAGAACAAGCTGTGGAGCGTTCTCACTCGTTGCCGCTTCCACCCTGTGTTGGTTGCTGGAGATCTTCGCCGTGCGTTCCTACAAGTGCGAATTCGTGAAAGTGACCGAGATGCCTTACGCTTTCACTGGATCGTAGACAAGGCTGCGAAGGAAGTGGAAACGCCACGATTCACCAGGGTTGTGTTTGGCCTTGGCCCATCGCCATTTCTTCTAAATGGGGTGATCCAGCAACATCTTCAGAATTTAGAGACGAAATGCCCCGAAACCGTCAACGAAGTGCGGAAGAGCTTATATGTCGATGACCTTATTTCCGAATGA